The DNA region gatttattgatgattaaacgtAAAATTCTAATactttgctgagccaccctgtgtagctatgagagcttcatactatcaatgcagaattgttcggtttgctgcattcgaggataatgatttcatatgtggattatcgaaataacgtatgaacctgcagaatgcaagacgtccactggaagacatagatactgattcatacttaagtactaattaatactacaacatcaaaaataaatgccaaatagaacaattttgagagtcgtagataaaactgacattctgtggaaatgaaattcaaatattctgctttttcctggcaataccagtaaatataaaaaaaaatcctcagtgcgtctaataaactggccaggaaCTATAATCTTATTTTgcccatttttttcgaaagtaGAGATCTGACAAGGTTAAAAACTATTTTCAGTTGCTATCTTTTGGTTATATCTaagcaggggctgctcaaaaacaaaaaatggatATGAAATGCCCACACTCTATTATGTCTTTTGATGATAAGTAGTCGTGCACCGCTTACATTTTTCGCAATTATAtccatttacaccctgtatattgcttTCCCTTCAATTTAATTGGATAGTTTTCTTAATcttgaattaatttgatgaaattcGGTACAAGAATCGTGTGCCAGCTAGAGTCTTGCTAAAACAGTGAAATACATTCACTCGACTCATTTGTGAAGACAGAAAATCGACCAACAAAAAAATTTAGGAATATTTCGGAGACTACATAACGCAGGCTGAATAGTTATTGAGTtatgaaaagttttttttcatgtCGTATAGTTTCTTCCGAAAGCGCTCGATTTGTAAACTCTTTGTATATTCTGGTGCGGTGAAAAATCCAAAGAAGTACCTCGGAGAATAGATATCGTATATTATAGATTAATTTTTGTGTTCAATTCCAAGATTCATGATAAAAAGTGATGCTGACTGAAAGCGAAAGATCTTCCTGTTCACCGGAAATACATATTATAATAGATAGAAGAATAGTTGAACTTGTCTATTATGTTTTTCCTTCAATAGATAGgtgatttgaatattttgtcTCTATTTTTAGTGAGAGTAACTGGTTCGGGTCACCGTTTGAAAGTCACTTATTTACCGTGAAGATTGGGAAAGACCTTATTCAAGCTTTCGAGATCGACCAGTTAAGGTCTTCGTGGTTATATCTCCTAATCAGGATGATATTCTCGTTGTTGTGCATCATCATTTCATTGATGGCCATCATTCTGTATCTAGATGTGAAGAAGCCCAAAAATTATCCTCCAGGTATGAATTTTATAGTGAAAAAATCggaaaacatatttttcataaaaataattttggaGAGTTCTTCTTATCATgagatttttcagaaatttcaaaagtcttgttcgaaaaattttagTTTGAACCGAAAATTTTTGCACACCCCTTGAGTTTAGTAAATTTTTGtccaataatttgaaaaattatagtCGCCAAAAAAACAGCATATATTATTTCAAGTTTTCCTAACACCATATGAAAACATcactcgaaaaaatttcatttaggAATCTATCCATCAATAGATTATAAAGGGTGATAAGTTTTGAACTAgaagaatgattcaaactttggccGAATTGACTTCACTTTGCCTTTGGCAAGAATGGAGGAAATAAGTGATAGTTATATTCTCCTGAATACTCGACATGAAACTTGGAAAAGCGCTTAGCGCTGGAACTGACACATATTATCAGTTTTATCACGAAAATCTTTTCTGACTGAATCTGTGCCTAGACTGGATTAAGATCCACATTTTTTTTCGGGCCATGCAGCGATTTCATGAATTCATGTTAGAGCTAGGTAGAGAGATCAAAAGTTAGAATGTTCAGTAGGTAAATATTAATACAGAAAATTGTTCGGAAATTTTCATAACAGGGAAATTCGACGATAGTGTATATCTTTTATCTTAATTCTTTGTCAGTTACATACAACTCGGTAAAAAATAAATTCTAGGCATTGAAAATCatattctatatttttcaaaggaagattgtgaaataaatgttttatatttttcgataaaaatattaCGAATATACAATGCACGGCATAAAAAGTGTTGCTCTTCATTGTGCTAGAGTGACAAAATATTACTACTACTATAATTTCACATCTGTAAtcgtaattttttcgaaaaatggaAAGAAAATTCGCAAATTGAAGATTCTTTGACAAAGAAATGTAGAAATCAcgtgaagaaaatttttcatcaaaagCTTGATTTTCATTATATGATTTCAGTTGTGAAATTTCTGTCAAATTTGTATTGCTAGACGAGAATTTAATAAGAGAAATATTGGAGCAAGTAAATCTGTTAGTAGATTATaaagtaaaaattcaaatatgaaaaaatttgtcataacactttgaaattttgttgtgCATACAATTTGCCGTATTTTATGAACATAACGATGCTGAAAGTTCTCATCTGAATCTATTTTCTTTTCTTAAGGCCCTGCGTGGCTCCCTATAGTTGGCTGTCTCtttcaattcaagaaactcAAGAAAAAGAACGGTTACCAACACTTGGCATGGCAGGAACTGCACAAGAAGTACGGTGACGTCGTTGGGACAAAATTGGGTAGAAAAtatgttgtggttgtttttGGAGAGGAGGCTGTTGCCCAAATACTCACCAGAGAAGAGTTTGAAGGAAGACCGGATGGCTTCATATTCAGAATGCGCACCTTTGGAAGAAGATTGGGTTTGTAGCTTTTATTTATGACAACACTTGGTAAAGAGTATTTTACTCTTTTTGGTTCACAGTGGAAGGCATTTTATGTTTCATTACCGTTTCCGATTTCATTACAGTTTCTGATTCCGTAATGCACTTATCATGGTATTGTGGTCAAAGTGCCTTTTTTATAGTAATCATGATCGTAAACGAGTTTAAATCTTTTTTGAGAAGATCCTAGAATGGAACAAGcaatccaaaattaatttttttattgattatttatAATTTATCCATTAAAGTTTTGGAAATCGCTTATCGGTTCTTAATCAGTTGCAATATTTCTGAATTAGGAACTATAGAACAACTCTTTAGTCccaaaagtttccattttcccATTCCTATCTACACAAAATGCACTCCTCGAACGTGAACCATCCCAGTCGAAGATTGTAATGGGtttgtttccaaaataattcGAGACAACCTACTATACATGGTCCTAGGTCAGGTCTGTGAAATCGGACaggattttttcttatttcattgTGGAATACATCGAACAGGTTCTATCTCATTTCATGGGAGACCGAAATATTTATGGGGCACTTATTTCGATTATAGTTGGGACTGGTTTAGTATAGGTCATTCACTTAGAAATTCGGTGAGAGTCACCGAAAACCAATGGAAATCAAGGTCGAAAAGACATCTGGATTGGATAACATCGAATCGGGTCGGATTTGGATATCGGAATGTTCACAGAACTATGAATAAAATTATGATCTCTCTTTGATTTTCGTTagaaagatatttgaaaaagtttCACTATTCATTTATaggtaaaaaataataaattaaaacttACAAGTAGGACTGaccagtttttcattcattttagcaGAATAAGTGCACCCATCTAACATTGAAGCAAAATAATgtggggttgttattttcaacctctGGTAATGAAGTAGTTGaggggttgaaaaaaattatgcgAAGAACATCGATATTATGCTGCACATTATGTAGACTGTACATGTAGGTTATTACCCAGAAACACtaaaaaaataatggaaatcGCCAACTCTGCAACACATTCTAGTAGCTGTATTTTCGAAGGAGCGTGGTTAAAATATCACCCCTACAAATTTTCATCGCCTTAAAATCCTTTGCATTCATTTACAGacagtacagggtgggccaatttcgatattttagcactacagttttcaaaccagaggagatagacaaaatctgataccccatactcgttctctttttctgagaaattaaTGATAGttgtagtcatttttggccactttcttttgttttcgtgttataagcaaaaattggaaaaatggcgatatcgaaataaatttatatctccgctaatactgatgacagacctctgaaattgaaacattatacaggcactttttaacgtacaatccagtggcgtgctcggctttttagcaggatttttaattacgaagctatgatccaaagttatgttttttcaaattggaacactatatttttgtgcaattttttgaaagctcaatttttactgatttcgaaaatatttaacATAATATGGTTTGTatgaatataaataatagaaaatagtcaaaaaccttttttctcaatatttctatggtttcaacttttgatgagcatagaaaaatataacaTCGTATGATCGTATCATTACCACTGTCTGCTTCTATTAGccctttcattattataaaaatttatgaaatatatcttgattcaaattttgtgaaaattgttaaaaagcatagaaagaatgacattgccgaaaGGACAAttctcttgttataggaagctctatttttctgtgctcgtcaaaagtcgAAACCatggaaatattgggaaaaaagttatttgaccattttctatcatttatattgatacaaaccatatgatgttatatatttttgaaatcagtaaaaattaagctctaaaaaattgcacagaaatctgtGTTCCCATTTAATCAAAACTCCttctaaaaaggcgagcacaccactggattctacgcaaaAAAGTGCccttataatgttttaatttcagagctctatcatcagtatttagcggagatataaatttatttcgatatcgaaatttttccaatttttgcttataactcgagaacaaaagaaagtggcgaAAAATGACTTCTactattattagtttctcagaaaaagagaacgagaatggggtatcagattttgtctatctcctctggtttaaaaaatGTACTGcttaaacatcgaaatttgcccacccacAATGACCCAAAATTGTATCAGATGGATTCATCAAATTAATCTGGTAGGGGGATATCATACTCTGAAATTTCAGGGGaacacaaaaaattttatttcattaaaatttcatttctgtcagttttctagtctctaagaaaaaaaatttaaaaatgtgTCATCTTAAGTTAAGGGGgggctgtatctaagcaggggctgttcaaaaaaaaattatatgaaagacccacactttTTTTTCGCCAAGGAATCACCCTTTAAATTATTTCGCAATTATATATCGATTTgtgtttatacagggtgcttgtttgactcgtacaaatattttaacagtagattcttctaggaaaaaaaatacttctttcctttaccattttttccgaatcggcccaGTTCATAGGATACAGgcttttgaaaaaccataaaaaaaaatatttttagttctatctcgcaaacggtttaatcgaatgaaatggacttcggaatatagtttttcattttcttgatgAATTTCTTTCGAACACACgatttccagttttctcattaagaccattacgtaccataaaaataccaaaaattcaaagaacccaactcttgaaactaagttgaacggtatctaatgaatatttgaacgttttgtgaaataaaagtattcttcatatttttttcatgtaatgcgccgttttagagttttttgattttcaaaaatgagaaatatcTGTGAAGTTCCACAGATATGTactgtcacagatttagttagttattctgaaggttattttgtttttccagaggggtggcacagctcattatgaaaacttcaaatggtcatatctttttatcagggtcaaataggaaaaaatggtatggaaaagaaagcgtttcttttgacctcaaggatctacctgctaaaatatttgtacgagtcaaacactcacctAGTATAAGTACTGATTAAAATATCCACACTTGGTCGCAAGAAATTacttattttcataattttcaaattctggaaattctttctatttttctttgtaCTTTTCACACTAAAGGATTGTATCACTGAACAAGATACTCAAGAAGAAGAGCCTGcaattatttttccaatttcctaCTAGGTTTGGTCTTTTCCGAGGGGGATTTCTGGAAGAAACAGCGTAAATTCTCGATACAAAGGCTCAAAAAATTCGGCTACGGCGGAAAACAGATGATCGAAAAAGTAGAAGAGGAAACGGCCTACTTGATGGAGGCATTCTTGAAGAAATCCACGGAACCCCTTTTCATGCATGATGCCTTTGATATCTCCGTAATAAACGTGCTTTGGACGATGATAGCAGGGGAACGTTTCGATCTGGAAGACGTTAAGTTGAAGCAGCTGATGGGCATCATACATGATGCTTTCAGGATGCTGGATATGTCCGGTGGAGTCTTGAATCAGATCCCTCTTTTGCGGTACCTGGCGCCTAAATCCAGTGGGTACAGGGAGATCATGGAGGTGATGCAAGGGCTCTGGAACTTTCTAGAAGtgaggaaatttcaatttgattcAAATTAATTCCACCTACATATAtaagttggggagccgaagagggaaattcggtatttactcgagcgtgtcagaataatataaggggacacaccttggaccctgtagagtacctctaccaaaaaattAGACCTGGGGAATTGTCTAAGACGGCCTGTCAGAATACGGtggcggtggcgttttttcttattttcaagctaatgattcaagaataacggaaaaaatataatctgacagttttatcAAGCCGAAacgataaaaattggccataaaggtcacaaaaatcagttttttgaattatctcctcccctagacttcaaatctttttcgcattcattatagaagttgtagggcataacattttttacaaatttttaccgaagcaattttttctacgttcaaacgtttctgagatatatggcgattaatgcgaggtgtttagcgatacatgctgaagcgaaaattcactcgttggaaaatggtacattctaaggttgagtcagagacaacactaaaattttcgtgactaatttcgaaattgtcatcatagaaatactttttcattttgacaattggatgaatgtagattagactgggtttctacattgaccttggcctttcgcatgtgtggctaagctcctcgccatTATCGCCCTCTATAACTCGAGAacagttaagagtatgtaaaattgcttcagacaaaagttgtagaatttgtgtagaattttattatctacaacttccataatgaatacaaaaacgattagaggtacagcacctgacgatttttttttacatctttgagaccctgcagacgctttccccaccgctgaaagtgcatacatcataaaacctttttttctttctaccatcaaaTCTtcaaatccactaggtctccacgacgctcgagtaaatcccgatttggcatcgtcggctccccaactatatagAGTGCTACTAAAAACTGAAGAAAACAAGtcatttttccaattctgtagaccaaaaaaaaaacaaaattccagaAGTTTTTTGTCGATGGCAATCTCCAGATGCCTCAAAAATTGCTGACGCTAAAATTTGAAAGTTCAGATCCAAAAACTAGACCCTCGGGtctcttaatttttttagtagTTTATCCATGatgaccaattttttttttagaaagttCATTATGCTTCTccaaatttttgtattattgatTCTTCATTTAGATATATTATGTACTATATCAGGCATTTTTTGTCGCGACTCatcgtagaaaaaaaaattgtcataaaaaattattattattcttctaAAGAGATAGATATagatttgaatgaatttttgaatatcgcAGGATACAGTTAAAGACCATAAATGCAACTTTAGTGCCGACAATCCAAAGGACTTGATTGAGGCTTTCCTCCAAGAAATGACCACCCAAAATGATGACAGTTTTTCAGGTAGGTCATAAATCAACTTTAGGTTCATCCATAACAATGTGAGTAGTAACACCTGACGAGAATGATCATATGAAATTTCTTGTCAAACTGATAGTGAATATAACCATTTCCTTCTTTCAActttatttcatatttcaacCGTCTCTCGGAaaatatattcgaaatattTATAAATCAGAATGGTGCATGCGCTTTCAACACATTGCAACATCATTGTTGTAAAATCGGAAGTAGCTGGTATTTGCTGGCTAATTATTCGATGTAATTTGAAGACAGCAAAACTGAAGATTAGCCAATAGTTCAGAAtatattatttgttatttcaaCTGActgggaaaaaaattgaatttatcgaAATGTATAAATAAAAATGGTAGTAGCCACTATATTTGCTGCCGATGTAATTTGAAGACAGCAGAAACAAAGTTCAGAATGCATTAGAATTCATTTGAAGACTTTGAAGTCAACGATGTTTTTCTATTAAAAGCTGCCAATACAAAATTTGTATGTAAAAAGTTAGACAGACCTCGCTGGAGTGTGTTTTATGTATAGTTTGAAAATATGTTTCATGGTTCTTCTTGGTTCGTTTATATTAGTGACTGTTATTCATACTGAACTTATGTTGAGTGATATGTTTCAGATGAACAACTCATTGCCTCTTGCTTAGATCTTCTGATGGCAGGCTCTGAAACGACAAGCAATACTCTGAGTTTTGCCGTCGTTTATATGTTAAAATATCCAGAAGTGATGAAGAAGGTTCAGTTGGAACAGGACAAAGTGGTAGGGAGAAACCGTAGCCCAACATTGCAGGATTCTGTCAAGTAATGAAAATGATGTCTTTATGAAGATCTATTTACTGTCTAAGCATTATACCA from Coccinella septempunctata chromosome 1, icCocSept1.1, whole genome shotgun sequence includes:
- the LOC123314899 gene encoding methyl farnesoate epoxidase-like, whose product is MIFSLLCIIISLMAIILYLDVKKPKNYPPGPAWLPIVGCLFQFKKLKKKNGYQHLAWQELHKKYGDVVGTKLGRKYVVVVFGEEAVAQILTREEFEGRPDGFIFRMRTFGRRLGLVFSEGDFWKKQRKFSIQRLKKFGYGGKQMIEKVEEETAYLMEAFLKKSTEPLFMHDAFDISVINVLWTMIAGERFDLEDVKLKQLMGIIHDAFRMLDMSGGVLNQIPLLRYLAPKSSGYREIMEVMQGLWNFLEDTVKDHKCNFSADNPKDLIEAFLQEMTTQNDDSFSDEQLIASCLDLLMAGSETTSNTLSFAVVYMLKYPEVMKKVQLEQDKVVGRNRSPTLQDSVKLPYTNAVLKEVQRIANIPPVGIAHRAVRDAELFGYTIPEDTIVLTSLYSVHMDPKTWQEPHSFRPERFLGDEGKTIGEKSFLPFGYGKRQCLGISLAKANYFLFFTSLLHRFHLEKVPGDLQPDVNGFDGITLSPKPFKVRLIPR